From Bradyrhizobium sp. AZCC 1610:
TGCCCGACGGATGCAACATTGTTGTAGGCGTCCAGGTAGCGATGACCGGCGGCGTCGTAGAGCCAGACGCCTTCACCACGCACAAACTGGACCGGCTGGTCGTAGAACAGCCGGTACGCCGGCCCGAGCAGCCGGCTTCGCCGCGCGATCATGTCTTGTGTCGAAATGGCCTCATCGGCGGCGGACATCTCTCTACTCCACATCGCATGCGCGTTGGATCTGAAAGGCGACCTGGTCTCGCGACAGCGTCGCCATGCGCCGCAGCCGCGCCCAGGCCGCGGCATTGTTGCGCAGAATGTAGTTCCGGTTAGCAGGATAACGGGCGGCTCGCCAACTGCTGATCACGACCGTCATGGCCATGCGCGTCGCGATCAGGTCGAACAGCACGCTGAATTCGGCCGCCTCGAGCGGCAGCACGGCATGATAGGCCGCGATCATCTCGCAGGCCGGCGCAAGCGGATCTTCGTCATCGGCCACCTGATACGCTGCCGCGATCGCAAGGTCGTTGACCCGCGCTGTGCAGGTGAGATCGCCGAAATCGATGATCCCGGCAACGCCGGCATGGGTTTCGGGGTCGACGACAACGTTATGCGGGTTCAGGTCGTTATGGACGGGCTGGTTCGGCAACTGCGGCAGTATCGGCAGGGCGTGGCTTTCGAAGCCGCCGAGAACATCCTCAACCAGACCGCGCCGCTCGCCCGGGACGGCGTCGATCAGCGGCCGCAGTTCGGCGGCGTGCTGAAGATCCCAGAGCAATTTGTGACTGGCGGCGCCATGGCTGAAATCGGAAAGACCGCGCGCGAGCCTTGCGGCGCATCGGCCGAGATCATGCCGCAGCGCCGTCGACCCTGCGACCGCATGCATCGGGGTTCCCGCGAGATACGACAACAGGCGCACAACCCGGCTCGAGCCGTCATCGAACGCAACATCAAGCTCCGTCATGCCGTTGCGCGCCGGAAAGATGCGCGGGACCGGCAGGCCGGGGTCTGCGGCCGCGAGGTGGAGCAGGGCCTCCGTCTGCAAGTTGGTCACCGCGCGGTCTTCCGCAGGGTTGGCGATCTTCAGGACATATTCACGGCCACTCAGCGCGCGCAGCCGAAAGTTTTGATCGCGCTCGCTGTCGAGCCGGTGCACGGCTGATATCAGGCCGTAGTGCTCGGCCGCCAGTCGTTGGACCAGCGCTTCCGGGATGGCGGATGCGGCGCGCAGGGTGTTGATCGGGTGAGCGGCAATCGTCGCAGCAGACGAGGCCGGCACTAGAGTATCCATTGGCGTCGCTCAGTAGCCGCGTTCGCGGTCGATGGAGTGAGGTGGGCGCCGGCCGGCGCGTATCGCTTCCGCCGTCGCGCGAAACGTCGCTCCGATGGCTCCCACGCTCACTTCGCTGGCATCGTGCGGCGTGACGACAATGCGGGGATGT
This genomic window contains:
- a CDS encoding phosphotransferase, translating into MDTLVPASSAATIAAHPINTLRAASAIPEALVQRLAAEHYGLISAVHRLDSERDQNFRLRALSGREYVLKIANPAEDRAVTNLQTEALLHLAAADPGLPVPRIFPARNGMTELDVAFDDGSSRVVRLLSYLAGTPMHAVAGSTALRHDLGRCAARLARGLSDFSHGAASHKLLWDLQHAAELRPLIDAVPGERRGLVEDVLGGFESHALPILPQLPNQPVHNDLNPHNVVVDPETHAGVAGIIDFGDLTCTARVNDLAIAAAYQVADDEDPLAPACEMIAAYHAVLPLEAAEFSVLFDLIATRMAMTVVISSWRAARYPANRNYILRNNAAAWARLRRMATLSRDQVAFQIQRACDVE